A segment of the Bacteriovorax sp. BAL6_X genome:
TATGGTCAATATCTGGCTTAAGCTCATTAATAATATACTTACCGTCTTTGTCTGTCGTTGCGCTTCCTGTAACACTGTATATACTTAAGCCTTGAACTCCTTTCTCAAAGTCTTCGCAAGTACCATTTAGATTACTGTCTATACATATTCTACCGGCAATACTACCAGTTCTTTTTCCTCCGAAAGTGTCTTCAACCTTTCGTGGTGTTTTTGCACCGAAGCGATATTGAAAACGTATTCCAATTTGATAGTCAATATCATCATATTGATGATTATCTTCAGCTCTTGTGTAGACTTCAAAAGTATAGTTACTATCAGTTCCAGCACGGATTCCAGCTTCAATATAATCCAGATCTGTTTGCGTTTGAGTAACATAATCTCTTCTTTGGCCTTCGTTATGACCAATTCTTACATAGGCATTACCATTAAAGTAATTATTGTCGATATTGTAATCGATTCCAATGTCTGTTCGGGTACGATATGAATCATCACCATATGATTCGTATTCAACGTGTGATCTTATCGTAAATTTTGGTGCTTTATAGCTTAAGTCTACTGATATAAATGGTTCATTCGTATAATCTTGTAGATTACTGTCTGTATAATTCTTGCTGGCAACACCGGCCCTCATTGCCGCATATAATTGTTTATTTTGGTAAGCAAAGGTAATGAACTTTCTCTGTTCTTTTACACTTGAGCTAGTGTGATCTTGATAATTAACACTTGTAGAAAGACCGCCACCCATTGGAAAACTAACTCTTACTTGATTTGAGCTACGATGTTCTCTATTTTGTTCATTTGTTGCAAAAGTATCTCGATCTAATTCGTCATTTCGACTAAGCTCAATCAGTACTCCATCAAAGTCGTAAGAAAGAGATGCATTGTTGTAAATAACTTCTTGAAAACGATCCTTGCGATATCCAGATGAAATAGCGATAGGAAGATTCTTTCTCACCATATATCGAACTGCTGTACGATAGTCTTGAATGACTCCACGTTGAGGGTCATCTGAAACTGTTAGGGATGGTGCAAAGGAGAGTTTATCATTTATGTTGAAATTTCCACGATATCCAATTGAACCCGATGTTTCACCTGAATCTGAATTTTGATTAACGACAACAAATGTACGCTGCCCTGGTTTGGGATCATATTGTATCATGGCAGCAGTGTTAAATTCATCATTCTCATCTACACCCACAAGAGTTCCAACTTTTAAATTTGGAAGAATATCTCTTGTATATGCGACACCATCACGGGCCTCGTTACCAACATTTGTATCAACATCAAGATCGACGTTATTACCAGCACTAAAGCGCCAGCTGTCACCATCAAAGTGGAACGTTCCTCGTGCATCCTGTGCTTGTCCGTTAACCATATTGGCCTGTACGTAGCTTGATAAAGAAACGTAGTCTGATAGTGCGCCATTTGAGTTCAAAACAACAGAACTAAGGTTGGAGTCTCTACCTTCGACACTCATATAATCATTTGTGATGGTAAGTGTTGTATCAAGGTAATTCCCTTGACGGTCTTGATTATTTGCAGAGCTAACAAATTTAACCTGAAACTTCTTTTGAAATTTTGTGATTCCACCAACTTTGGCATTAACTTCAAACGCTGCATATGTCGAAGTACTATTTTTAAAATTAACTCTAACTGGAAGAAGCTTTACTTCGTTAGCTGCAATTGTAATAGGTGAGCTATTAACACTTACACTTACTTCTGGCGTTAGGTTTCTAATTGAAAAATTATAAACTTCGCTTGCATTACCTGTATTTTTAACTTTTAAGTTAAGTGTGTGGTTTTTCTTATTTGTTTCAATGTTTTGATCAGCATCAAAGAAGTCAAGGTCACGCTTCTTGGCCACTACAAAGCTTATGCTATTTTCAATCTTCTCCTGAGTTTCAATATTGGTGAAGGTAATCTTTAACTCATGAATTGTTCCAGCATCAACAAAGCTAGGTGTATAGGTATAGAACGTTAGGTAAGTCAGATCACCTGCAATTAGCTCAATACTATCTGGGCCTTCGGCACGCCACTGTTGGTTGCTTTCAATGGAGATCTTATAAGTAGTATCTATTGGAGATTTAACGGGCAGAACCTGAATCGCCACCTCTCCAGGTTGGACACTCTTGTCAGGAAGCATACTAATATCGAGATCACTACCGAAAATTAGTAGGTTAAAGAGGATTAAAAATAGGCAATATACTGGTTTAAAAGTCTTCATAATGCTCACATCTTAACTGAATAAGATGAAAATATTTGTTATTGAGCATTGTTTACTTCTATGTTTATTGTTTGTACATGATATAAATCAGTGTTTTACAGAGCAATCTTCTAAATAACCTTAAACCTCCTTCTTTATGTTAGAGAAAATATTCAGCTACTCCATAGAGCCCATTTTGTTCAAATGGGAAAATGATAGAGTCATTTGTCGGGTTGTAATCGAATTGAACGCCACGACATGAGAGCTGAGGCATTGCCCATGTTAGTGCTCCTAGATCAGTATTTGTATCAATATTGTGGCCATAGAGACGACTTCCATAACAGTAGTAAAGGTACTGAGTTCCACCACGTCTCGCGTAGACAAAGCCATCGTCAATATTTCTTGCCGTATAAGCGATTTGTTCAACGTTGCCGTCTTTGAATGCAATAACTCTTCGTTGGGCACCACGATACATTTTGGCAGTAATATACTTAGCATCGACACTATCGTAGAAGATATTTCTGTAATTATCCCAATACTCATACTCACATGTGCTTCCCGAAGTAGGTGCTGTCCTAAGTGCCGTACAACTTTCGTTTACATCGTTGTACCCTAGAACACCCCAGATATGCTCTTGTCTATAACTGTCAGCAGAATCGTAGGCCTTAAGCATGAAGTCTTCGTATCTAAGGTCTGTTGAGTTATGTTTCATTCTACTTAAGAATAACTTTCCATTAGCAAAACCAAGAGGTAATGCTCTGTTATTACTTCCGGCTACGTCTATATCACTTCCGGTTTTACCATCTGATGTTGGATCGTAGTAGCTGGTACCACTAGTGTTACTGAAGACATCTTCCCACATACCAGTTGCTCGATTAAGCATGGCAAAACGGCCGTAGTGCCATTCTACACGGTCCATATAGATATTCCCCGTTGCGCGGTCAACAACTGTCCAGTATGGGTTTCTTACAGGTTGTGTATTAGCAGCTGCAGATGTCGATGCTGTTGCAACGGTACCATTACCAGCTAAAATATTGATATTTCCTTCAATTGTGAATTCTTTTAGGTAGTACGACGATGTGTCATTAACAACAACTTTTCCGTTATCTAGCCTCGTAACACGGCTAATATTACTAAAACGTGCATTAACAGCGTTGACGTTATCTCCATAAGATTGACTTTGACCAAAAATTGTAACAACTTTACCTTCTTCATCAAGAGTTCTAATTCTACCACGGTCGTTAAAATATACCTTTCCATTCTTATCGACAAAGACCGAGTAGATATCCATATTACAGGCCGTCGCTAATGTCCCATCTGCACATTCACCTAGAGTTCCCGAACCTAGGATTCTCGTATATGTTCCATCAAAATTATTTCGATTCATATAACTTCTAGCAACTGTTACATATGATTTACCATCCATTCCTGTGTAGTTATAGTAGTGATACCAACGGTAACTATTATCAAATGGTGTAATGGCCTGACCTGTCGTCGGATCAAAGTAGACCCTTGCGTATGTATATGTAGATGTCGAGCCATACATATCACAACCGGCAAAGTTTTGGTGATGATAGGCATAACCAGTAATACCTTCAATTTGAGATGTTGTTTGATTAAATTTTATACCAGTATAACCAATACGGCACTTAGAAAGATCTTGAGTAGACTGCCAACCGTCTCCCGTTCCACCTAGGTAGAATGATTCAACCTGTCCTGTTGCTGCTTTGTAGATTCGTACTTTAAATCCACCATCTGTTTCAATGCTCTCAGATCTTTCTGCATTAAACCAAAGGTCACCATTTGGAAGTGGGGTAAAAAGAACTGCATTTGTTCTATAATCCGAGCTAGATAAATTTCTCATTTGAAGATCAAGTGGGTTTGCTACAGTGTCAGCAGTACTTGAACCACCTCCGATAATCGTTTCAATTGTTGGGTTTTCAAGGTTTAAATCTACTCTTCTAATTCTATTGTAATCAAGAATTAAGAGTCGCCCTTGATAGTCAAGAGTGATCTTCATTGGATAACGGAGAGTTGCGCTCTCTGCAGGACCTCCATCACCAGTTGATGTTCCTGTTTTAGCAATAAAGAGTTTCTGCTTACCATCAGCTGGATCAACTGTAATTATCCCTCTTTTATAGTCGGCAAAATAAATATTACCATCTTCTGTAAAAACGAGAGTGTTTATATCTGAAGAATCTCCTACACGCTTATTAAAAAATAGGGCAGACCTTGCATCTCCACCAAGACCAGCTTCCGTATTACCTGCAATAATCTTAATACGATCAGCATTTATTGGTGTCGATGTAAGCTGTGTGCTCACTCCTGATAAATTCGTTACTTTTACTCTAATTTTGTATGCTGTTGCTAGAGGAGAACCACCTGTCCATTTAAAACAACCTTCATTAGCGGCCAGAGTAATTCCTGGACAACCGTGATTTGTATGAGGAGCTATTCCTTGTGCACCCGCAATGGCCGTAAACGTCTGTTCGTCTTGGGTGTAGTAGACATTAATTGCCGTTGCAGGTAATCCTACGCTATCGTCTACTTTCCAACGAATATATAAGTCCGTTCCAGTTGGTACAGCTGAATCAGCTCTTGTTGGAGGAATTGAGGAAGTATCATTATTAGCGGCAGCAACGTCCCAAATAGTAGGAGGGGATGCTTTGTCATAATTTATTTGATCATAGTCAGTGTCTAGAACCTGACTATTCGAAGAAATATTTCCAGCTTCATCTTTTACCCATGCATAGACGTGATAGAGGGCCGGCTCCCAGCCAAGGAGATAAGAGTAATTTGTTACAGTAATATTTTGCGCCGGAGTTATCCCAATTGATGTTGAATTAACAGCAATCCAACATGAATCATCAATGGCCGGCTGAACTGTGTTATTTGATTGAAGGCAAATATGTGTCAAGTATACATTCGCATTTTGAGAACTGGCCGTTAAAGAATATGGGACAAAATTCGTTGGAGATGGGTCTGTATTTCCTGCTGAAATTGAGTTTACAACAGGAAGTCCTGTCTCTCTATACCAGTACCCTGAAACTGTCGACGTATTTGATGCTCCATTTGTTTGTGCGAAATTATAGGTATTGTTAACGTCTGATGCTGTTGTGGCCGTTGTCCAAGACCACACGCCAGAAGAACAAGTCGTTGTTGTCGTTTGTGCGCCAGTTATATTAATAGTTAGGCCGTCTTCACATGTTCCTGTAAACGTTGCAGTTGTACCATTATTCTTGATTGAACTTAGATCGATAGCAAGAGCAGGGAAGTTAGAGTCTCTTGTCCAAGTATAGGTTAAGGCCGAAGTGTTACCCGCCGAGTCTGATTGCGTAAATGTAAAAGCTCTTGTCGCATCTGTTGTATAATTGGCGGATGTCCATGTCCAAGAAGAAGCTGAACAAGTAATCGTGTCTGTTTCAGTTCCAGAGATTGTAATTACATTTGTTCCTTCACATGTACCTGTTATTGTAAAACTATCTCTTAATAATGTTTCAGACTTGTTTTCTCCAATTTCAATCTGAATTGGAGATGTTGCATTGAACGGCGGTGGAGTTGCATCTCGTTGCCAAGAAAGAGATAGAGCAGGAGAAGATGTATTTCCAGCAGCATCTGTTTGTACTAAGTTATAAACAAATGTTCCATCTGTCGTCTTTGGAGAAGGTGTCCAGCTCCATGTTCCTGATGAACAGTTAAATGAAGTTGTCTCATCACCTGTTACATAAATGGTATATGTTCCTTCACAAGTACCTGACCACGCATTTGGTGTGTTGGCATTTGTGAAGTCAGGAGAGATACCTGCTGTCTTTGTTAGGATAGGTGCCACTTCATCTCGAATAAATGTTCTCGTAACTGATGTTGAGTTTCCAGCAGCATCAACTTGATTTATCGTGATATCTTTCGCTCCATCATTGTCTGAGAAATTTACCGTCTGTGAGAATGTTCCACCAGAGCATGCAATAGAGAAGTCGGCCTGAATATCACCTGAGATATTAATATTAATACCACTTTCACAATTACCATTAATTGTTGTACTTGAAAGATGATAAGAGTTATTGGCCGGTGATGTATAGCTTAAGGCCGGCGCAATTGAATCTATTTCAAATACACTTGATTCAACTGATGCAGAGTTACCTGCAAGGTCTGTAAATGAAACTCTAAATTTAGCATTAGTCGTATTAATTGATGGTACAGTCCATGATCTTGAAAAGGCCTGTGAACTAATTGGGCCGTTAATTGCCGTAGTTGTACCTACTGAAGACCAGCTACTTCCATTATAAATGTCTACTTGGAAATTTTGAGATGAAGATGTACTTGCATCAGTTGCAGTCCATGCCAGATTAATATTATTCCCACCTTTTTGAATTGTTGGTGTTGTCAGTGATAGACTTGGATTAATTGTATCGTAATAGACATTGATATCACTTGAAGTTGTCGAGATATTTCCATGTGGGTCTTTTGACCATGCCTTAAGAGTGTGTAGGCCCTGAGTGGTACTTGAAAGTGTATAAGTTGTTGCATTTGCTATTGTCGAACATGCTACCCAAGAATCGCCGGCCGCAGGCTGAGTTCCCTCATTAATAATTACTGAGGTGATATCGCTACAGCTACTAATAGTCATCGTATTTGCTGTAGACGTTGTGTACGTTGCGGATGTAAGTGCAATCATTGGAGGAGCTGAAGGAGTTTTGTCAGTGACTGTGATTGTTACTGTCTCAACAGAAGCTGCATCAACAGTTCCATCATTTGCGATAAAAGTGAACGTTTCTGTTCCATGGAAGTTAACATTACTTGTATAAGTACAAGTTAAATCAGTTCCATAACTACCTGTCGTGATACAATTTGAAAGTGTTCCATTAGTTGGTGCCGTTACAATCTTATAAGTTAGAGTATCACCGTCAACATCACTTGCATTACTAAGAGTAATTGCTAGGGCCGTGTTATCGTCAGTTGAATATACCTGATCTGCTGCCATTACTGGTGCATCATTAATAGAGTTTACAATAATAGTAACAGTTGAGACTGTTGAGTCTGCAGCACCGTCATTTACTCGATATGTGAATGAAGTCGTTCCGTTATAATTTGGAACAGGAGTGTATGTACACGAGCGAGATGTTCCACCTGAACAATTTAGCGTCCCTGTTGCTGGGTCAGTAAGTTTAACATAATAAAGAGTGTCACCATCAATGTCAGCACCAGAATTTAAATCGAAATTTAGAGGTGTATCTTCATCTGTTGAAACAGTTTGAGTCGCTGCAAGAGTTGGAGCGTCATTAACTGCATTAATTGTAATATTAACAGTTGAAATTGACGCTGAATCTAGTAGTCCATCGTTTGCAATGTATGTGAATGAGTCTGTACCATTAAAATTTACACCTGGCGTATAAGTACAAGTGATATCTGTCCCATATGTTCCAGTTGTAATACAATCAGTTAGAGTACCATTGGTTGGTAGACTAATGACCTTGTAACTAATCGTTTGCGCTGGTACATCCACGTCAGTTGCACCATTAAGGGAGAAACTAAGTACAGTGTCTTCATTCGTCACTTCATTTTGATCGGCAACCATAACTGGTGCATCATTGATAGCGTTGACGCTAATACTGACAGTTACTGTATTTGAATCCTGTGTTCCATCATTTGCCTTGTAAGTAAATGAGTCACTTCCTTCAAAGTTAAGATTTGGTGTATAAGTACAGGCCGTAGAAGTTCCACCTGTACATGATAAATTACCATTTGCAGGGTTTGAAACAACGATATAAGAAAGAGTATCATTTTCAATATCGCTCGCTG
Coding sequences within it:
- a CDS encoding Ig-like domain-containing protein; this encodes MKKSILYVGLFLATLFSFSYVFFVGNNATKSNTYSYLAKEVGIEYELVKPKVKAKLNSTTSTISKRAPSSVAREHSEETVAPSNKKAKRKSSKYAANKKKNSTQVFLNDLNHSRPYDLKNTFERTTATKDNKKVEAKEKDQKQIVYSLPKPPKDEEEENDDTTSGQQNNGPNNIVIEIPSIEGRIPPLSGLITETNNSFLISNAYAATTCTDPKVELFDLVSMTVLEDNPITFEGINTSTYFKFDAKKLALDLTAPARYKVKVTGCSDELEKVVTSYFKPQDITPVSTLLAKITNTDIEYTPTRELANYLDQTESLIHANIDNQTIDYDLIYTELENNADAGVYFSEITQGETAAILKDAAPKMKTLETPTSLKEGDQSEFEVSAVHWDSSYPVAYQWILDGTTVSNAGTWNYTPPADTASSVEIILRVGKKNDSDANVNTDLVHHEFSYTLEIEQINDAPTLTASQSVNVTEDTVHNFFLTSGNDVDSQSLSYIITSLPTNGTLTCVGTTNDCTYTPNADFVGIDSFNYKVNDGELDSTEATVTLNVTNVNDRPVIGADQNLTTAEDNTLAITLNQATDVDNAQASLTYKIISSPSNGSLSNCITTATYGNDLTCDYTPNANFYGSDSFTYIANDGSLDSSGVATVSLSITPVNDVPTLAATQAESTNEDTSLSFNLNAGSDIEGTTLNYTILTTTTNGVLSCTQGTSTACNYVPNLNFFGTDTFTYKVDDGELDSTTATVTITVNTVNDAPVMGANQSETTNEDTALNFTLNAATDVDLPAQTISYKLVSGPSNGTLTNCITTSTYINDRDCTYTPNANYNGSDSFTYIANDTVTDAVTIATVTLTITAVNDAPTLALTQTVSTNEDTALNFTLNAGADIEGDTLSYLIVSSPAKGTLTCTGGTSRDCTYTPDLNDNGTTSFTYKVNDGQLDSAIATVTVNITSANDAPVMAGNQTETVAEDNTLSFTLSGATDVDIPAQTIQYKLITSPTNGTLSNCINTSTYSTDITCDYTPGVNFNGSDSFTYRANDTLTDSATDSTVSITITPVNDAPTLAATQSVSTNEDTALNFNLTAGSDIEGDTLSYIIISTPANGNLSCTGGPSTACTFTPDLNFNGTTTFTYKVNDGALDSNTATVTITVNSVNDVPVMAADQAHSTNEDTALNFTLNGATDVDVPAQTLSYKVITAPSNGTLSNCITTASYGTDISCTYTPNANYYGSDSFTYTATDSVGVAVTNATVSLTVNSVNDAPTLAGDWSFSTNEDTAHNFNLTAASDIENDTLSYIVVSNPANGNLSCTGGTSTACTYTPNLNFEGSDSFTYKANDGTQDSNTVTVSISVNAINDAPVMVADQNEVTNEDTVLSFSLNGATDVDVPAQTISYKVISLPTNGTLTDCITTGTYGTDITCTYTPGVNFNGTDSFTYIANDGLLDSASISTVNITINAVNDAPTLAATQTVSTDEDTPLNFDLNSGADIDGDTLYYVKLTDPATGTLNCSGGTSRSCTYTPVPNYNGTTSFTYRVNDGAADSTVSTVTIIVNSINDAPVMAADQVYSTDDNTALAITLSNASDVDGDTLTYKIVTAPTNGTLSNCITTGSYGTDLTCTYTSNVNFHGTETFTFIANDGTVDAASVETVTITVTDKTPSAPPMIALTSATYTTSTANTMTISSCSDITSVIINEGTQPAAGDSWVACSTIANATTYTLSSTTQGLHTLKAWSKDPHGNISTTSSDINVYYDTINPSLSLTTPTIQKGGNNINLAWTATDASTSSSQNFQVDIYNGSSWSSVGTTTAINGPISSQAFSRSWTVPSINTTNAKFRVSFTDLAGNSASVESSVFEIDSIAPALSYTSPANNSYHLSSTTINGNCESGININISGDIQADFSIACSGGTFSQTVNFSDNDGAKDITINQVDAAGNSTSVTRTFIRDEVAPILTKTAGISPDFTNANTPNAWSGTCEGTYTIYVTGDETTSFNCSSGTWSWTPSPKTTDGTFVYNLVQTDAAGNTSSPALSLSWQRDATPPPFNATSPIQIEIGENKSETLLRDSFTITGTCEGTNVITISGTETDTITCSASSWTWTSANYTTDATRAFTFTQSDSAGNTSALTYTWTRDSNFPALAIDLSSIKNNGTTATFTGTCEDGLTINITGAQTTTTTCSSGVWSWTTATTASDVNNTYNFAQTNGASNTSTVSGYWYRETGLPVVNSISAGNTDPSPTNFVPYSLTASSQNANVYLTHICLQSNNTVQPAIDDSCWIAVNSTSIGITPAQNITVTNYSYLLGWEPALYHVYAWVKDEAGNISSNSQVLDTDYDQINYDKASPPTIWDVAAANNDTSSIPPTRADSAVPTGTDLYIRWKVDDSVGLPATAINVYYTQDEQTFTAIAGAQGIAPHTNHGCPGITLAANEGCFKWTGGSPLATAYKIRVKVTNLSGVSTQLTSTPINADRIKIIAGNTEAGLGGDARSALFFNKRVGDSSDINTLVFTEDGNIYFADYKRGIITVDPADGKQKLFIAKTGTSTGDGGPAESATLRYPMKITLDYQGRLLILDYNRIRRVDLNLENPTIETIIGGGSSTADTVANPLDLQMRNLSSSDYRTNAVLFTPLPNGDLWFNAERSESIETDGGFKVRIYKAATGQVESFYLGGTGDGWQSTQDLSKCRIGYTGIKFNQTTSQIEGITGYAYHHQNFAGCDMYGSTSTYTYARVYFDPTTGQAITPFDNSYRWYHYYNYTGMDGKSYVTVARSYMNRNNFDGTYTRILGSGTLGECADGTLATACNMDIYSVFVDKNGKVYFNDRGRIRTLDEEGKVVTIFGQSQSYGDNVNAVNARFSNISRVTRLDNGKVVVNDTSSYYLKEFTIEGNINILAGNGTVATASTSAAANTQPVRNPYWTVVDRATGNIYMDRVEWHYGRFAMLNRATGMWEDVFSNTSGTSYYDPTSDGKTGSDIDVAGSNNRALPLGFANGKLFLSRMKHNSTDLRYEDFMLKAYDSADSYRQEHIWGVLGYNDVNESCTALRTAPTSGSTCEYEYWDNYRNIFYDSVDAKYITAKMYRGAQRRVIAFKDGNVEQIAYTARNIDDGFVYARRGGTQYLYYCYGSRLYGHNIDTNTDLGALTWAMPQLSCRGVQFDYNPTNDSIIFPFEQNGLYGVAEYFL